The following are from one region of the Mesorhizobium sp. B4-1-4 genome:
- a CDS encoding acyl carrier protein, protein MSTTFDKVAKIIADTSEIDIDTITPESHTIDDLGIDSLDFLDIVFAIDKEFGIKVPLEKWTQEVNDGKASTDDYFVMKNLCAKIDALVAAKTA, encoded by the coding sequence TTGTCCACCACGTTCGACAAAGTCGCCAAGATCATTGCCGACACCAGCGAGATCGATATCGACACCATCACGCCCGAAAGCCACACGATCGACGATCTCGGTATCGACAGTCTCGACTTCCTCGACATCGTCTTCGCCATCGACAAGGAATTCGGCATCAAGGTGCCGCTGGAAAAGTGGACCCAGGAAGTCAACGACGGCAAGGCTTCCACCGACGATTACTTCGTCATGAAAAACCTGTGCGCCAAGATCGACGCGCTGGTTGCCGCCAAGACCGCCTGA
- a CDS encoding beta-ketoacyl-ACP synthase, whose amino-acid sequence MSSPRDVVITGIGLVSSLGEGPEAHWQKLAQPGLQPVLEAARFAPYTIHPLPEVDWNLQIAKRGDQRQMETWQRLGTYAAGLALDDAGIKGNDDLCATMDMVVAAGGGERDEAVDAAILAASESRNDRDVLLNEKLTTELRPTLFLAQLSNLLAGNISIVHKVTGSSRTFMGEEGAGVAAVETAAARIRSGQSTHILVGGAFQTEHSDMLLGYELAGYLHRGPWMPVWQRQGAEGGGVVSGSGGAFLVLEQREHAMSRGRKIYAELGPVVSGRARRSRGELDAEIAALLARAKLPNGELLAMSGASGAHAATTAEKAALDANPAIAARGFSTLTGHMKEAQFPFAVALAALAVDRKAAYPVFDAAAEKPFEGIPGTVLATAIGYHQFEGMALVNAA is encoded by the coding sequence ATGAGCAGCCCCCGCGACGTCGTCATCACTGGAATCGGCCTTGTCTCCTCATTGGGAGAAGGCCCGGAAGCCCATTGGCAGAAGCTCGCGCAACCAGGCCTGCAGCCGGTGCTCGAAGCGGCGCGCTTTGCGCCCTACACCATCCATCCGCTGCCGGAGGTCGACTGGAACCTCCAGATCGCCAAGCGCGGCGACCAGCGGCAGATGGAAACCTGGCAGCGGCTCGGCACCTATGCGGCCGGACTTGCCCTCGACGATGCCGGCATCAAGGGCAATGATGATCTCTGCGCCACCATGGACATGGTTGTCGCCGCCGGCGGCGGCGAGCGCGACGAGGCGGTCGATGCCGCCATTCTCGCCGCTTCGGAAAGCCGCAATGACCGCGATGTGCTGCTCAATGAGAAGCTGACTACCGAATTGCGGCCTACCCTGTTCCTGGCCCAGCTTTCCAACCTGCTCGCAGGTAACATCTCCATCGTCCATAAGGTGACCGGCTCGTCCAGAACCTTCATGGGCGAGGAAGGCGCCGGCGTCGCCGCCGTCGAGACGGCCGCCGCGCGCATCCGCTCCGGCCAGTCGACACACATCCTGGTCGGCGGCGCTTTCCAGACCGAGCATTCCGACATGTTGCTCGGCTACGAATTGGCCGGCTATCTGCATCGCGGCCCGTGGATGCCTGTCTGGCAAAGGCAAGGGGCCGAGGGCGGCGGCGTGGTGTCTGGCTCCGGCGGTGCCTTCCTGGTGCTGGAGCAGCGCGAACACGCGATGAGCCGGGGGCGCAAGATCTATGCCGAGCTCGGACCGGTCGTTTCCGGCCGCGCCAGGCGGTCGCGCGGAGAGCTCGACGCCGAGATCGCCGCACTGCTCGCCCGGGCGAAGCTGCCGAACGGCGAGTTGCTCGCCATGTCGGGCGCGTCCGGCGCGCATGCGGCAACCACCGCCGAAAAAGCCGCTCTCGATGCCAATCCGGCAATCGCCGCGCGCGGTTTCTCAACGCTGACCGGGCACATGAAGGAAGCGCAGTTTCCATTCGCCGTCGCGCTGGCCGCATTGGCCGTCGACCGCAAGGCCGCCTACCCTGTCTTCGATGCCGCCGCCGAGAAGCCGTTCGAAGGCATTCCCGGAACCGTCCTTGCAACGGCGATCGGCTATCACCAATTCGAGGGCATGGCACTGGTCAACGCTGCGTAA
- a CDS encoding beta-ketoacyl-ACP synthase: MANLRDHMGRPIVAVTGIGVVTSLGVGKADNWAALTSGKSGIHPITRFPVDHLNTRISGMVDFLPSSSKGASPLTYELAETAAREAVAESGLDSSDFGGPLFLASPPVELDWHERFSLYNSDKDDAGAERLLRVARGLKELDIFETTQFGSIADRLADRFGTRGLPITLSTACASGATAIQLGVEAIRRGECDRALSIGADGSATAEALIRFSLLSALSTHNDIPEKASKPFSKDRDGFVLAEGSGALVLESLEAALARGATVLGILRGCGEKADDFHRTRSKPDGSPAIAAVRAALADAGLGEDEIDYVNAHGTSTPENDKMEHLSLSTVFGERIGSMPISSNKSMIGHTLSAAGAVEAAFSLMTMREGVIPPTINYDNPDPAIVLDVVPNKKRNAEVRSVLSNSFGFGGQNTCLVMAREPV; the protein is encoded by the coding sequence ATGGCCAATCTCAGAGATCACATGGGCAGGCCGATCGTCGCCGTCACCGGCATCGGCGTGGTGACCTCGCTTGGCGTCGGCAAGGCCGATAATTGGGCGGCGCTGACCTCGGGCAAGTCGGGCATCCACCCGATCACCCGCTTTCCCGTCGATCACCTCAACACCCGAATCTCCGGCATGGTCGATTTCCTGCCGTCGAGTTCGAAGGGCGCCAGCCCCCTCACCTACGAATTGGCCGAAACCGCAGCGCGTGAAGCCGTGGCCGAATCCGGTCTCGATTCCAGCGATTTCGGCGGGCCGCTGTTCCTCGCCTCGCCGCCGGTCGAGCTCGATTGGCACGAACGCTTCTCGCTCTACAATTCCGACAAGGACGACGCCGGCGCCGAAAGGCTGCTGCGGGTGGCGCGCGGCCTGAAGGAACTCGACATTTTCGAGACCACCCAGTTCGGCTCGATCGCCGATCGGCTCGCCGACCGGTTCGGCACGCGCGGGCTGCCGATCACGCTGTCGACCGCTTGCGCCTCCGGCGCCACCGCCATCCAGCTCGGTGTCGAGGCGATCCGTCGCGGCGAATGCGACCGGGCCCTGTCCATCGGCGCCGATGGTTCGGCGACCGCCGAGGCATTGATCCGTTTCTCGCTGCTGTCGGCGCTGTCGACCCACAACGACATTCCGGAAAAAGCTTCCAAGCCGTTTTCCAAGGACCGCGACGGCTTCGTGCTGGCCGAGGGTTCCGGCGCGCTTGTGCTGGAATCGCTGGAAGCAGCGCTGGCCCGTGGCGCGACCGTTCTTGGCATTTTGCGTGGCTGCGGCGAAAAGGCGGACGATTTCCACCGCACCCGTTCCAAGCCGGACGGTTCGCCGGCGATCGCGGCCGTTCGCGCTGCCCTTGCCGATGCCGGCCTGGGCGAAGACGAGATCGACTACGTCAATGCGCACGGCACCTCGACGCCGGAAAACGACAAGATGGAGCATCTGTCGCTGTCGACCGTGTTTGGCGAGCGGATCGGCTCGATGCCGATCTCGTCGAACAAGTCGATGATCGGCCACACGCTGTCGGCGGCGGGCGCCGTCGAGGCCGCGTTCTCGCTGATGACCATGCGCGAAGGCGTCATTCCGCCGACCATCAATTACGACAATCCTGACCCCGCGATCGTGCTCGACGTGGTGCCGAACAAGAAGCGCAATGCCGAGGTTCGCAGCGTTCTGTCGAACTCCTTCGGCTTCGGCGGCCAGAACACTTGCCTTGTCATGGCGCGGGAACCGGTCTAA
- a CDS encoding zinc-binding dehydrogenase, whose translation MRALQLIEDRRLETVDLPPPPPPALGEVTLRVKAVALNHIDVWGWRGMAFAKRKLPLVVGAEASGEVEAVGPGVSSLLPGQLVSIYGARTCGLCRACREGRDNLCEHVSGVHGFHLDGFAQEKINLPARLLVPAPPGVSDIGAAVAPVTFGTVEHMLFDNAKLQPGETILIHAGGSGIGSAAIQLAKRMGCTIITTVGSNDKIEKAKALGADHVINYRDDRFEGVVRKLTKKKGVDVVFEHVGADTFAGSMLCLKRGGRLVTCGSTSGVSTQINLMQLFQQQLKLLGSFGCRMENMANAMQKMAAGQVAPVIDTEVGFDDIDAALKRMEGRDVFGKIILRVA comes from the coding sequence ATGCGCGCATTGCAACTTATCGAGGACCGCCGTCTTGAAACGGTGGACCTGCCGCCTCCCCCGCCGCCCGCACTCGGCGAAGTCACGCTGCGCGTCAAGGCGGTGGCGCTCAACCATATCGACGTCTGGGGCTGGCGCGGCATGGCCTTCGCCAAGCGCAAATTGCCGTTGGTCGTCGGCGCGGAAGCCTCCGGCGAGGTCGAGGCGGTCGGCCCAGGCGTCTCCAGCCTGCTGCCCGGGCAATTGGTGTCGATCTACGGCGCCCGCACCTGCGGCCTTTGCCGTGCTTGCCGCGAAGGCCGCGACAATCTCTGCGAACATGTTTCCGGTGTCCACGGCTTCCACCTAGACGGTTTCGCGCAGGAGAAGATCAACCTGCCGGCGCGCCTGTTGGTCCCAGCGCCGCCTGGCGTGAGCGACATCGGCGCCGCGGTGGCTCCCGTCACCTTTGGCACGGTCGAGCACATGCTGTTCGACAATGCGAAGCTTCAGCCCGGCGAGACCATCCTCATCCATGCCGGCGGCTCCGGCATCGGCTCGGCCGCGATCCAGCTGGCCAAACGCATGGGCTGCACGATCATCACCACGGTCGGGTCGAACGACAAGATCGAAAAGGCCAAGGCGCTTGGCGCCGACCATGTCATCAACTACCGCGACGACCGTTTCGAAGGCGTCGTGCGCAAGCTGACGAAGAAGAAAGGCGTCGACGTTGTGTTCGAACATGTCGGCGCCGATACCTTTGCCGGCTCGATGCTGTGCCTGAAGCGCGGCGGCCGCCTGGTGACCTGCGGCTCGACATCAGGCGTGTCGACGCAGATCAACCTGATGCAGCTGTTCCAGCAGCAGTTGAAACTTCTGGGATCGTTCGGCTGCCGCATGGAGAACATGGCCAACGCCATGCAGAAGATGGCGGCCGGACAGGTCGCGCCGGTCATCGACACCGAGGTTGGCTTCGACGATATCGATGCAGCGCTGAAGCGCATGGAAGGCCGCGACGTCTTCGGCAAGATCATCCTGCGCGTCGCCTAG
- a CDS encoding lipid A biosynthesis lauroyl acyltransferase: MLKKLRRDLKFRYGRQLRQVNYWLVARAAMIIMSMLRLLPVDSALNFADRVARLIGPRVARHQVAIDNLRKAYPEKSEGEIQAIASDMWGNMARLAAEYIFLDALFDYDPAASKPGRIEVRGTEHFIEIAAEKQPHIVFTGHLGNFELLPVAAATFGMNITALFRPPNNPYLADYILSTRRSTMGSLLPSMAGASFALAGVLENGGNIGVLVDQKFSNGLKTTFFGRPCQSNRVLGTLARHYDCDVYPARCVRLPGNRFRLEIEDKLVLPRTADGSVDVPAATQMLNDVVERWVREDPGQWMWFHKRWEISNWRRKRRPKPAPVSDA, translated from the coding sequence GTGCTCAAGAAGCTTCGCCGCGACCTGAAGTTCCGCTATGGTCGGCAGCTGCGCCAAGTGAATTACTGGCTGGTTGCACGCGCCGCGATGATCATCATGTCGATGCTGCGCCTGCTGCCGGTCGACAGCGCGCTGAATTTCGCCGACCGCGTCGCACGCCTCATTGGTCCAAGGGTTGCGCGTCACCAGGTCGCCATCGACAATTTGCGCAAGGCCTATCCGGAAAAGAGCGAGGGCGAAATCCAGGCCATCGCTTCCGATATGTGGGGCAACATGGCCCGGCTTGCCGCCGAATACATTTTCCTTGACGCCCTGTTCGACTATGACCCGGCCGCCAGCAAGCCCGGCCGCATCGAGGTCAGGGGCACTGAACACTTCATCGAGATCGCGGCCGAAAAGCAGCCGCATATCGTCTTCACCGGCCATCTCGGCAATTTCGAGCTGCTGCCGGTAGCGGCGGCCACCTTCGGCATGAACATCACGGCGCTGTTTCGCCCGCCCAACAACCCCTACCTCGCCGACTACATCCTTTCAACGCGCCGCTCGACCATGGGATCGCTGCTGCCGTCGATGGCCGGCGCCTCGTTTGCCTTGGCCGGGGTGCTGGAAAACGGCGGCAACATTGGCGTTCTCGTCGACCAGAAATTCTCCAATGGCCTAAAGACGACCTTCTTCGGCCGTCCCTGTCAAAGCAATCGCGTGCTCGGCACCCTTGCCCGCCACTACGATTGCGATGTCTATCCGGCACGCTGTGTCAGGCTGCCGGGCAACCGCTTCCGCCTCGAAATCGAGGACAAGCTGGTCTTGCCGCGCACGGCCGACGGCAGCGTCGACGTCCCCGCCGCCACCCAGATGCTGAACGACGTGGTCGAGCGTTGGGTGCGCGAGGATCCTGGCCAGTGGATGTGGTTCCACAAGCGGTGGGAGATCAGCAACTGGCGGCGCAAACGGCGGCCCAAGCCAGCTCCCGTCTCAGACGCTTGA
- a CDS encoding L,D-transpeptidase: MKKFFFVAAMLATALFGTSIASQAAMLVANIDVSSQTMTVRYGSAVYRWAVSTARPGYFTPRGTYRPQRTARMWYSRKYDMSPMPYSVFFRGGYAIHGTGAVRQLGRPASHGCVRLHTTNAATFYTMVREVGLGNTRIVVSN, from the coding sequence ATGAAAAAGTTCTTTTTCGTGGCAGCGATGCTGGCAACCGCGCTGTTTGGTACATCGATCGCAAGTCAGGCGGCGATGCTGGTGGCGAATATCGACGTGTCGTCGCAGACGATGACCGTCCGGTATGGCTCGGCGGTTTACCGGTGGGCCGTGTCCACCGCCCGTCCGGGCTATTTCACGCCGCGCGGCACTTACCGGCCGCAGCGGACCGCGCGGATGTGGTATTCGCGAAAATACGACATGTCGCCGATGCCTTATTCCGTGTTCTTCCGCGGTGGCTACGCCATCCATGGAACGGGCGCCGTCAGGCAACTCGGCCGCCCGGCTTCGCATGGCTGCGTGCGGCTGCACACGACCAATGCCGCGACCTTCTATACGATGGTGCGGGAAGTGGGCCTCGGCAACACACGCATTGTCGTCAGCAATTAA
- a CDS encoding acetylornithine deacetylase/succinyl-diaminopimelate desuccinylase family protein yields MNERLLEAIDIRRDEMVALTGDLIRFPTINPPGEAYRPCAEYIGARLKKRGFETEFIRAEGTPGDTDRYPRVNVVARFDGRSPGACVHFNSHIDVVEAGDGWTVDPFAGIVRDGKVYGRGACDMKGGLAASIIAVEAFMEVFPDFPGAIEISGTVDEESGGFGGVAHLARLGYFSKPRVDHVIIPEPLNKDRICLGHRGVWWAEIETKGEIAHGSMPFLGDNAVRHMGAVLQAFEDELFPALDRKMTRMPVVPEGARRSTMNINSIHGGQTEDFRPGLPSPNVPDSCRLTIDRRFLLEEDLATVKGEVTDILDRLKRERKKFDYEIRDLMEVLPLMTERDAPVVKAVAQGIHAIFDREPDYVISPGTYDQKHVARIGHIYDCIAYGPGILDLAHRPDEWVGISDMVESAKVMAIGLNVLLRGTAA; encoded by the coding sequence ATGAACGAGCGACTCCTCGAGGCAATCGACATCAGGCGCGACGAGATGGTGGCGCTGACCGGCGACCTGATCCGTTTTCCGACCATCAATCCACCGGGCGAAGCCTACCGGCCTTGCGCCGAATATATCGGCGCGCGGCTGAAGAAGCGCGGCTTCGAAACCGAGTTCATCCGCGCCGAAGGCACGCCTGGCGACACCGATCGCTACCCGCGCGTCAATGTCGTGGCCCGTTTCGACGGAAGATCACCCGGCGCCTGCGTCCACTTCAATTCGCATATCGACGTGGTCGAGGCCGGCGACGGCTGGACCGTCGATCCCTTTGCCGGCATCGTCAGGGACGGCAAGGTCTACGGCCGCGGCGCCTGCGACATGAAGGGTGGCCTGGCCGCCTCCATCATCGCCGTCGAAGCCTTCATGGAAGTCTTCCCCGATTTTCCCGGCGCCATCGAAATATCGGGCACGGTCGACGAGGAATCCGGTGGCTTCGGCGGCGTCGCCCATCTGGCCAGGCTCGGTTATTTCTCGAAACCCAGGGTCGACCACGTCATCATCCCTGAGCCATTGAACAAGGACCGCATCTGCCTTGGCCATCGCGGCGTCTGGTGGGCGGAGATCGAGACCAAGGGTGAGATCGCCCACGGCTCGATGCCCTTCCTCGGCGACAATGCGGTACGCCATATGGGCGCCGTGCTGCAGGCCTTCGAAGACGAACTGTTCCCGGCTCTCGACCGCAAGATGACGCGCATGCCCGTTGTGCCTGAAGGTGCCAGGCGCTCGACCATGAACATCAACTCCATCCATGGCGGCCAGACCGAGGATTTCCGGCCCGGCCTGCCCTCGCCCAACGTGCCCGATTCCTGCCGGCTGACCATCGACCGCCGCTTCCTGCTCGAAGAGGATCTCGCCACGGTCAAGGGCGAAGTGACTGATATTCTCGACAGGCTGAAGCGCGAACGCAAAAAGTTCGACTACGAGATCCGCGACCTGATGGAAGTGTTGCCGCTGATGACCGAGCGTGACGCGCCGGTGGTCAAGGCGGTGGCGCAAGGCATTCATGCGATCTTCGACCGCGAGCCCGATTACGTCATCTCGCCCGGCACCTACGACCAGAAGCACGTTGCGCGGATCGGCCACATCTACGACTGCATCGCCTATGGGCCGGGCATTCTCGACCTGGCACACCGGCCGGACGAGTGGGTCGGCATATCGGACATGGTGGAATCGGCCAAGGTAATGGCGATCGGCCTCAACGTGCTGCTGCGCGGCACGGCTGCATGA